TTTATCATTTCAATAAGTGCTTCTTATATGATTTAACTCAATAAACTATATTATTGGAAACTAAAACCTTCAACTGTTATTCAACAATAGACAATCTTATATAGTTTTTAAGAAAAATGTATTCTAACTAGGTGATTATTATGAAAAAACTATATGCAATTGTTATATCCTTGCTGTTTGTAGTAAGTGTTTGTGGAATTGCATCTCTAGCTGCCACTTGTACTGAAGGCTGTGGCCCAACTTGCTCATGTAGTGCAACAAACTACCACATAGACAAAACTTTGATCACAGTTGGAGAGACGTTCACATTTTCAAAAAATAATCTATGTACGTACAATGAAAGTGCGACGCCAGGTTCAGTTGACCAGACAATACAATTTGTCAGTGGATACACAGAAGGTGGATGGAGTACTGCAACATTCAGAGCAATAAGCCCGGGAATAGTTACATTCACAAATGCAAATTGTGGGGGAGCTGTTACAGTAAAAATACTTCCCAAGTCAACTCCAATGGATAAGTTCATGAAGATACTTGGATTCGGACAAAAAGATTAATTTTTAATTTTCTTTTCAAACTTTTTATATTTCACTTTGATAAGATTTATTTTTGGCATATTTCTTTTACTCGTCCTACTTCGCCACTTGTCAGTCTAACTTTTATCCCATGGGGGTGGTTACTAGAATTTGTAAGTATGTCTTTTACAATGCCTTTAGTTAGTTTTCCAGAACGCTGATCTTGTTTCAATACAATTGAAACTTGCATCCCCGCTCTTATATCGCTTCTAGTTTTTCCATCCATAACTAATTTCCCCATTTATTGAATATAGTTATATGGAGTGGATATTAAGGCGGCTTATAAGGCTTGAGGCCTTAAGAGAATAAATGCCGCCTTAAAGAAAGAGCAGTCTATTTAATGAATATACTAACATCGCCCCTTTTCTATCGCCCTATCGGCAAAATCCGATAAATTTATATATTATTAGTAATTATTGTCAATGTATAATACTGGTGATTAATTATGAAAAAATATTTATCCGTATTGATAAGCCTGTTATTTATTTTAAGTTTTTTTGGCATTGCTTCAATCTTAGCCGCAACTGGCGGACCAGACAACTTTGGATACACATTTATTGATTCAAATGACGATCCGCTACTTCAATCATACTACCCTTGGATTGAAATAAAAGGTATTGGAGCTCCTGCGACATATTCGTATTGCTTAATCGGTAATTGTGACGATTGTTATAAAATTGATGTGCCTCTTGGATTCAACTTCAATTATTACGGCACCAATTACAACAAGGTCAACATCATGTCAAATGGATGGATAAATTTTAACGTCCCTGGGATTTGGTTTCAAACTACTACTTTTCCCCATAATGACCCTTACATAGATCCCATATCCGTTTACGGGCGGGATTTATATCCTTGCTGTAATGACAGCTTTGTATACTATGCAACCGTAATGAGGGGGGGAAGAAGAGTTTTTGTTGTGGAGTATTACCAAGTGCCCGATTGTTGTGGGTGTGGTGAGACATATGAAAGACATACCTTCCAGGTACAGCTTTATGAAGGATTGAATAACATAGTTTTCGTATACAAGACTACTTCTGGAGATGCGGCCTTTATTGGAATCGAAGGAAAGGATCAGACAGATGGCCTTACATACATGGCCGTTGGTGATCCTGGTGATGGAACTGTAGTCTTATTTCGATATCCCGGTTCTCCACAATACCCGCCACAAAAGCAGATTCCCATAACACAGATACTGAAGATTCTGAAAGAAAATCAGGAAGACTAATT
The sequence above is drawn from the Methanofastidiosum sp. genome and encodes:
- a CDS encoding YwbE family protein, producing the protein MDGKTRSDIRAGMQVSIVLKQDQRSGKLTKGIVKDILTNSSNHPHGIKVRLTSGEVGRVKEICQK